One genomic segment of Candidatus Baltobacteraceae bacterium includes these proteins:
- a CDS encoding glycosyltransferase family 39 protein has product MRQTPSVDMERPARAAFVGALIAALITLPGLGVGTLWDNSETAYGEVAREILMTHDWIVMHANGDPWFVQPPLYFWIGALFVKLLGLSSFALRLPSALATIAMGAMTGYAVARQAGTRIGIYASAILSSCLMQAIIGRLAIMDALLDMAVALSVFWWFRALESGRDRYFVYGALAAGFGFLAKGLVAPVMAVLVIVPYALWNARHEEIRLPSWRGWIIGAVVFLAIVAPWLIAIAVLAGPQALGELVGYYTIGRYTSVIENQSGPLWYYLPVLILGFFPWIAFLPVGIAYGVRALRAGARTPNLTRLWRLAFVWIVIPLLFFSFARTKLPNYIALEFPALALVVALYFDAAVKKGSSRSIVISAASVPVFIGLCAIAIVLFVRDNKLSTSALAVAPYLVQMGASIGIGSIVTAVLLARRATMEVAPYVLGAAMLIAVDILAVEALPHAEPFKPVPQLAAIIDARRRPGDAVAIQSFRGANALMFYTRPHVYALAPPGARKSDEGVPAASVICAHKRVWLVAPLKRPAFDPTYGRRRALITSRGTGALYLIDGPPCNHY; this is encoded by the coding sequence ATGCGCCAAACACCGTCCGTCGATATGGAGAGACCGGCGCGTGCGGCTTTTGTCGGCGCACTTATCGCGGCGCTGATCACACTGCCGGGCCTCGGCGTGGGCACCTTATGGGACAATAGCGAGACGGCTTACGGCGAGGTGGCGCGTGAGATCTTGATGACCCACGACTGGATCGTCATGCACGCGAACGGGGACCCGTGGTTCGTCCAGCCGCCGCTTTACTTCTGGATCGGGGCGCTCTTCGTCAAGCTCCTCGGTCTCTCGTCGTTTGCTTTGCGGCTGCCCTCGGCGCTGGCGACGATCGCGATGGGAGCGATGACCGGGTACGCGGTCGCGCGCCAGGCCGGCACGCGCATCGGGATCTATGCCAGTGCGATTCTTTCGAGCTGCTTGATGCAGGCGATCATCGGGCGGCTGGCGATCATGGACGCCCTGCTCGACATGGCGGTTGCGCTCAGCGTGTTCTGGTGGTTTCGCGCCCTGGAATCCGGGCGGGACCGCTACTTCGTCTACGGCGCGCTCGCCGCCGGATTCGGCTTCTTGGCCAAGGGACTCGTGGCGCCGGTGATGGCCGTGCTCGTCATCGTCCCGTACGCGCTTTGGAACGCGCGCCACGAGGAGATCCGGCTGCCCTCGTGGCGGGGATGGATCATCGGTGCGGTGGTGTTCCTCGCAATCGTCGCCCCGTGGCTCATTGCGATCGCGGTGCTCGCCGGTCCGCAGGCGCTCGGGGAACTGGTCGGTTATTACACGATCGGCCGCTATACCAGCGTCATCGAAAATCAAAGCGGGCCGCTCTGGTATTATCTGCCCGTCCTGATTCTGGGCTTCTTTCCGTGGATCGCGTTTCTTCCGGTCGGCATCGCGTACGGTGTGCGCGCCCTGCGCGCAGGCGCGAGGACGCCGAACCTGACGCGCTTGTGGCGGCTGGCATTCGTGTGGATCGTCATCCCGCTGCTCTTCTTCAGCTTCGCGCGAACGAAGCTGCCGAATTATATCGCGCTCGAGTTTCCGGCGCTGGCGCTCGTTGTCGCGCTCTATTTCGATGCCGCGGTCAAGAAAGGGTCGAGCCGTTCGATCGTCATCTCCGCCGCCAGCGTTCCGGTTTTCATCGGGCTCTGCGCGATTGCGATCGTGCTCTTCGTGCGCGACAACAAGTTGAGCACGTCGGCGCTGGCGGTCGCACCGTATCTGGTGCAGATGGGTGCTTCGATCGGCATCGGCTCGATCGTCACCGCCGTGTTGCTTGCGCGTCGGGCGACGATGGAGGTGGCGCCGTACGTGCTTGGCGCGGCGATGCTGATCGCGGTCGACATTCTCGCGGTCGAGGCGCTTCCGCACGCCGAGCCGTTCAAGCCGGTTCCGCAGCTTGCCGCGATCATCGATGCGCGGCGGCGGCCCGGTGACGCGGTCGCGATTCAGAGTTTTCGCGGTGCAAACGCGCTGATGTTCTACACCCGTCCCCATGTCTATGCGCTCGCACCGCCGGGCGCACGCAAAAGCGACGAAGGCGTTCCGGCAGCCAGCGTGATCTGTGCGCACAAACGCGTTTGGCTCGTCGCGCCGCTCAAACGGCCCGCGTTCGATCCGACCTATGGGCGCCGTCGCGCGCTCATCACTTCACGCGGAACCGGCGCGCTCTATCTCATCGACGGCCCGCCGTGCAATCACTACTGA
- a CDS encoding twin-arginine translocase TatA/TatE family subunit yields the protein MLHPILALIDAPIVIGILIVGALLFGGIERLPKLARSAGQAKKEFMMGQIEADEATARAREEARARVEAQRADVMQNVEAGSVAGEAVPPPTPGKGTQA from the coding sequence ATGCTCCACCCCATTCTCGCCTTGATCGACGCGCCGATCGTGATCGGCATCCTGATCGTCGGCGCTTTGCTCTTCGGCGGCATCGAGCGGCTGCCCAAGCTGGCTCGCAGTGCCGGTCAAGCCAAGAAAGAGTTCATGATGGGTCAGATCGAGGCCGACGAGGCGACCGCGCGCGCCCGCGAAGAAGCGCGAGCACGAGTGGAAGCGCAGCGCGCCGACGTCATGCAAAACGTCGAGGCGGGCAGCGTTGCCGGTGAAGCCGTTCCGCCGCCGACCCCCGGTAAAGGCACCCAAGCGTAA
- the ubiE gene encoding bifunctional demethylmenaquinone methyltransferase/2-methoxy-6-polyprenyl-1,4-benzoquinol methylase UbiE, producing MATQVPNPSAGPVGDKGAYVREMFARIAPRYDAANRVLTGGMDERWRRRAIALLAPPRSGAVLDLCCGTGDLVFHLLRTDPSLRVTGIDFCAPMLKGARTRAAREARGDAAFVEGDVMALPFAVESFDGATMGFSLRNVVDIDQVLREVLRVLKPGGRFVNLDVSKAPNRAWKRVFDLYFYRVVPLVGGLIGGSRAAYTYLPNSLTHHPNADDLRERFLRAGFTNAGYARLMGGSIAIHYGTKA from the coding sequence ATGGCGACCCAGGTACCCAACCCATCCGCCGGGCCGGTCGGCGACAAAGGCGCGTACGTGCGCGAGATGTTCGCGCGCATCGCTCCTCGCTACGACGCGGCGAACCGCGTGCTCACCGGCGGGATGGACGAGCGGTGGCGCCGGCGCGCGATCGCCTTGCTCGCGCCCCCGCGCAGCGGTGCGGTACTGGACCTGTGCTGTGGAACGGGCGATCTCGTTTTCCACCTGCTGCGCACCGACCCGTCGCTGCGGGTCACCGGCATCGATTTCTGCGCGCCGATGCTCAAGGGTGCGCGCACCCGCGCAGCGCGCGAAGCGCGCGGCGACGCCGCCTTCGTCGAGGGCGACGTAATGGCGTTGCCGTTCGCCGTCGAAAGCTTCGACGGTGCAACCATGGGCTTCAGCCTGCGCAACGTGGTCGATATCGATCAGGTCTTGCGCGAGGTGCTGCGCGTGCTCAAACCCGGCGGCCGCTTCGTGAATCTCGACGTCAGCAAGGCGCCGAATCGCGCCTGGAAGCGTGTATTCGATCTCTACTTCTATCGTGTCGTCCCGTTGGTCGGCGGCTTGATCGGCGGCTCGCGCGCGGCGTACACCTATCTGCCGAACTCGCTGACGCATCATCCCAATGCCGACGACCTGCGCGAGCGCTTCCTGCGCGCGGGATTTACGAACGCCGGTTACGCGCGTTTGATGGGCGGCTCGATCGCCATTCATTACGGAACGAAGGCATGA
- a CDS encoding cytochrome b N-terminal domain-containing protein, with translation MLNWIESRTGFVSMAKEFLTEDVPGGAAYWYVFGSATLFAMILQITTGIFLTFFYAPSAATAWESTRAIYLNPYTHFLLSLHYWGASAMIALVFLHLLQVLIFGAYKSPRELQWIVGVLLLLVTLALGLTGYLLPWDMDAYFASQVSLNIAGLPPGGAILQGIAQGGPVMGTNTINRFFGLHVWLLPAALVLLVGAHLTIFRHNGPAGPVVDDPRKLRPGRFWPDQMFMDGIVSFFVFLIIVFLAFVAPPFLDQKADPTNAAFTPYPAWYFLFLFGLLNLVPKLLGNGPFPELLAAIIVPTIALIVIFLLPWLDRSTTRSFGSRGSILWPTTIIVLIIVGLSIYAQIGIQAKQAAGPPSLSEAQILAAAPSEAQAAPPATAAGNGAQVFSQNCTSCHGTNGQGQPGVAPPLAGNPFVTGDPKAVIDVVENGLHGKTIMGQTYAAQMPTWKGTLSKSDIAAVITYIRTSLGTNKATPVTESQL, from the coding sequence ATGCTCAACTGGATCGAGTCGCGTACGGGCTTTGTCTCGATGGCGAAGGAATTTTTGACCGAAGACGTTCCGGGCGGTGCCGCTTACTGGTACGTCTTCGGCAGCGCGACGCTCTTCGCGATGATCTTGCAGATCACGACCGGAATCTTCCTCACGTTTTTCTATGCACCGTCGGCCGCAACCGCGTGGGAATCGACCCGTGCGATCTACTTGAATCCGTACACGCACTTTTTGCTCTCGCTGCACTACTGGGGCGCCTCCGCGATGATCGCGCTGGTCTTCCTGCATCTCTTGCAAGTGCTGATCTTCGGGGCGTACAAATCGCCGCGCGAGCTGCAGTGGATCGTCGGCGTGCTGCTGCTGCTCGTTACGCTCGCCCTCGGCCTGACCGGCTACCTCTTACCATGGGACATGGACGCGTACTTCGCCTCACAGGTCTCGCTGAACATCGCCGGCTTGCCGCCGGGCGGCGCGATATTGCAGGGGATTGCGCAAGGCGGCCCGGTGATGGGCACCAACACGATCAATCGCTTCTTCGGGCTGCACGTGTGGCTCTTGCCCGCGGCGCTGGTGCTCCTCGTCGGCGCTCACCTGACGATCTTCCGTCACAACGGACCTGCCGGACCGGTCGTCGACGATCCGCGCAAGCTGCGTCCCGGACGTTTTTGGCCGGATCAGATGTTCATGGACGGGATCGTTTCGTTCTTCGTCTTTTTGATCATCGTCTTTCTGGCGTTCGTCGCGCCGCCGTTCCTCGATCAAAAAGCCGATCCGACCAACGCGGCGTTCACGCCGTATCCGGCATGGTATTTCCTGTTCCTTTTCGGATTGCTCAACCTCGTCCCGAAATTGCTCGGCAACGGACCGTTCCCCGAACTGCTCGCCGCAATCATCGTACCGACGATCGCCTTGATCGTGATCTTTCTTCTGCCATGGCTCGACCGAAGCACGACGCGCTCGTTCGGATCGCGCGGGTCGATCCTCTGGCCGACGACGATCATCGTCCTCATCATCGTCGGACTCTCGATCTATGCGCAGATCGGAATCCAGGCAAAACAAGCCGCGGGACCGCCCTCGCTCAGCGAAGCGCAGATCCTCGCCGCCGCGCCGTCCGAGGCGCAAGCCGCGCCGCCGGCAACTGCGGCCGGAAACGGCGCACAAGTCTTCTCGCAGAACTGCACGTCGTGTCACGGCACGAACGGCCAGGGTCAGCCGGGCGTGGCGCCGCCGCTGGCAGGGAACCCGTTCGTAACCGGCGATCCCAAAGCCGTGATCGACGTCGTCGAGAACGGATTGCACGGCAAGACGATCATGGGGCAAACCTACGCCGCGCAGATGCCGACCTGGAAGGGGACGCTGTCGAAATCGGACATCGCGGCCGTGATCACTTACATTCGTACCTCGCTCGGCACCAACAAAGCCACGCCCGTTACCGAGTCGCAGCTATAG
- a CDS encoding ubiquinol-cytochrome c reductase iron-sulfur subunit, protein MSKNAAASAPGGAPRKVYSAYDDPGTPEEISRRSFMANASLVVGGVIGLGLVIPIVGSLIPQGASSKGTWDPLTADELKSLQSATDAPVKLEFTLKSKDSYLPEQASGEYVWGIKVPSPAKFLSVRPDLPKSGTLPYFDGSYDVVNMDFVIFSPICPHLGCRPEWHTDVNRFQCPCHGSQFSLDGEHLAGPAPRGMDPLPLREQSGIADIMWIRYESGVPDRVIISYAS, encoded by the coding sequence GTGTCGAAGAATGCGGCCGCGAGCGCACCAGGGGGTGCTCCGCGCAAGGTTTACAGCGCCTACGATGATCCCGGTACACCCGAGGAAATCAGCCGGCGGTCTTTCATGGCGAACGCCTCGCTCGTCGTCGGCGGCGTCATCGGCCTGGGTCTGGTGATCCCGATCGTGGGGTCGTTGATCCCGCAGGGCGCAAGCAGCAAGGGCACGTGGGATCCGCTCACCGCGGACGAGTTGAAATCGCTGCAAAGCGCGACCGACGCGCCGGTCAAGCTCGAGTTCACGCTCAAATCGAAGGACTCGTATCTGCCCGAGCAAGCCTCGGGCGAGTACGTGTGGGGCATCAAAGTCCCCAGCCCCGCCAAGTTCCTCTCGGTGCGCCCCGATCTGCCGAAGAGCGGAACGCTGCCGTACTTCGACGGCAGCTACGACGTCGTCAACATGGACTTCGTGATCTTCAGTCCGATCTGTCCGCACTTGGGCTGCCGGCCCGAATGGCACACCGACGTGAACCGCTTTCAGTGTCCGTGCCACGGCTCCCAGTTCAGCCTCGACGGCGAACACCTCGCGGGCCCGGCGCCGCGCGGCATGGATCCGCTGCCGCTGCGCGAGCAGAGCGGCATCGCCGATATCATGTGGATCCGATACGAATCCGGCGTACCGGACCGCGTGATCATCTCGTACGCGTCGTAA
- the ccsB gene encoding c-type cytochrome biogenesis protein CcsB, protein MKGHLQVDELLMIIAIACYVLGALALLVYFFSREEWLRNLGAPLAIAGCIAQFAQLGVRWELTGIWPLLNLYGSLSLFAAMSVAIFIGFAWRYKAWYAGGFVLALAAIALAYGVTWNEGTMPAVPSLQSYWAKIHVPIVVSSYAAFLVAFVFSVIYLIKYYAEDHFEGKGVLAAIGARQAHLSGGYAGASMAIADAGSPAPPPYTIRHDTPAIDAAAAAGNATAVWLKSLPSLAQLDVIVYRAVAIGLPLISIGIITGAAWAKEAWGAYWQWDPKETAALATWIVYLAFMHLHTRNNWRGLRTNWVSVAGFMLVIFTYLGVNIWISGLHSYKV, encoded by the coding sequence ATGAAGGGACATTTGCAGGTCGACGAGCTCTTGATGATCATCGCGATCGCGTGCTACGTGCTGGGCGCGCTTGCACTGCTCGTCTATTTCTTTTCGCGGGAGGAATGGCTGCGCAATCTCGGCGCGCCGCTGGCGATCGCCGGCTGCATCGCACAATTCGCGCAACTCGGCGTGCGTTGGGAGCTCACCGGCATCTGGCCGCTGCTCAACCTCTACGGCTCGCTCTCGCTCTTTGCGGCGATGTCGGTCGCGATCTTCATCGGGTTCGCGTGGCGCTACAAGGCATGGTATGCCGGCGGATTCGTTCTGGCCCTGGCCGCAATCGCACTCGCCTACGGGGTGACCTGGAACGAGGGTACGATGCCGGCGGTGCCGTCGCTGCAATCCTATTGGGCGAAGATCCACGTCCCGATCGTCGTTTCGTCGTATGCCGCATTCTTGGTGGCGTTCGTCTTCTCGGTGATCTATCTGATCAAATATTACGCCGAAGATCACTTTGAAGGAAAAGGAGTTCTCGCCGCAATCGGCGCCCGGCAAGCTCACCTGTCGGGAGGATACGCGGGCGCGTCGATGGCGATCGCCGACGCTGGCTCGCCGGCACCGCCCCCGTATACGATCCGTCACGATACGCCGGCCATCGACGCAGCCGCCGCTGCCGGCAATGCCACCGCGGTCTGGCTGAAGTCGCTTCCTTCGCTCGCCCAACTCGACGTGATCGTCTATCGCGCGGTTGCGATCGGCTTGCCGCTGATCTCGATCGGCATCATCACCGGCGCCGCCTGGGCGAAAGAAGCCTGGGGCGCCTATTGGCAGTGGGATCCGAAGGAGACCGCCGCGCTCGCGACCTGGATCGTCTATCTCGCGTTCATGCATCTGCACACGCGCAACAATTGGCGCGGCCTACGCACCAACTGGGTCAGCGTCGCCGGCTTCATGCTCGTGATCTTCACCTACCTCGGCGTCAACATCTGGATCAGCGGCCTGCACTCCTACAAAGTGTAG
- a CDS encoding cytochrome c biogenesis protein ResB: MRTFGNVLFAVSLFAVWGVLTVIGVIVDQGKDPSVYFGSYPAPIARAILRLNFDNIYHSPWYVGIIGLILLSLTVCTFKRVIPARLPPLRPVKIDKIPLHASIDVPGDERSVRERVENFFRSRGWQLRKREFDGTEWTFADKHNWARRGVLVAHIGFVIIAAGTTLYWARGFSGDTVVVTGGSVEIPQTKAIIHLDSFAYTITPVLTKGGMVYQPTDYVSHVTVTGNNGIPTPMIVRVNHPIDVDKTLYYQASYGFATRFRVTHDGKEVPSLSQRVLLEGDALNIPGTRLAVNYDRFVPTVDRESGMPSADPRVNDPAVVITVSDGGVQTGTALVPLHSWVDLGGGWRIVPSTYLLYSGIQYRYDPGIPLVGIGALVLVAGLLISFYFLPARLYARVDPAPGGRWTVGVAATTVKGYDMFESQFRGLISEFSAEAP; the protein is encoded by the coding sequence GTGCGCACGTTTGGAAACGTGCTCTTCGCGGTCAGCCTCTTCGCCGTCTGGGGTGTGCTGACGGTCATCGGCGTCATCGTCGATCAGGGCAAAGACCCTTCGGTCTATTTCGGCAGCTATCCGGCGCCGATCGCGCGCGCGATCCTGCGTCTCAATTTCGACAACATCTATCACTCGCCATGGTATGTCGGCATCATCGGCCTGATACTTCTCTCGTTGACGGTGTGCACGTTCAAGCGCGTGATTCCCGCACGGCTGCCCCCGCTGCGCCCGGTCAAGATCGACAAGATCCCGCTGCACGCGAGCATCGACGTTCCCGGCGACGAACGCAGCGTGCGCGAGCGGGTGGAGAACTTCTTTCGTTCGCGGGGCTGGCAGCTGCGCAAACGCGAGTTCGACGGCACCGAGTGGACCTTCGCCGATAAGCACAACTGGGCTCGGCGCGGCGTGCTGGTGGCTCATATCGGCTTCGTGATCATCGCCGCCGGCACCACGCTGTATTGGGCCCGCGGTTTTTCGGGCGACACGGTGGTCGTAACCGGAGGGTCGGTCGAAATACCGCAGACCAAAGCGATCATTCACCTCGACTCGTTCGCCTACACGATCACGCCGGTGCTGACCAAGGGCGGCATGGTCTATCAACCGACCGACTACGTTTCGCACGTCACGGTGACCGGCAACAACGGCATCCCGACGCCGATGATCGTGCGCGTGAACCACCCGATCGACGTCGACAAGACGCTGTACTACCAGGCCAGTTACGGATTCGCGACGCGCTTTCGCGTGACGCACGACGGAAAAGAGGTCCCCTCGCTCTCGCAGCGCGTGCTCCTGGAGGGCGATGCGCTGAACATTCCCGGCACGCGGTTAGCCGTGAATTACGACCGCTTCGTGCCAACGGTCGACCGCGAAAGCGGGATGCCTTCGGCCGATCCGCGCGTCAACGATCCGGCCGTCGTCATCACCGTATCCGACGGCGGTGTGCAGACCGGCACCGCGCTCGTGCCTCTGCACAGCTGGGTCGATTTGGGCGGCGGCTGGCGCATCGTGCCGAGCACCTATCTCCTCTACAGCGGCATCCAGTATCGCTACGATCCGGGAATTCCGCTGGTCGGCATCGGTGCGCTCGTTCTCGTCGCCGGATTGTTGATCTCGTTCTACTTTTTGCCGGCGCGGCTCTACGCTCGCGTCGATCCGGCGCCGGGAGGACGCTGGACGGTTGGCGTAGCGGCCACGACCGTTAAGGGTTACGATATGTTCGAGTCGCAGTTTCGGGGATTGATCTCCGAGTTTTCCGCGGAGGCGCCATGA
- the tatC gene encoding twin-arginine translocase subunit TatC yields MPFTEHLRELRSRLLIAIGCVGGIAVVLFWPAQFVIKWMVQTYFHGVQLHAFGPADVIFTEFKFSLIGGIVLGLPVLFYQAWMFVVPAIHPRTRRMVYSFIVPSLLLAALGLAFAHFIVIPRVVAALLYITDAVAQPTFGVAQTLNFVLILLALFALIFQLPIVLVGLARLGIVNASWLGRYRRHALFAFVVAGGIAAPDGNPLTMALLALPMYVLYEASIWIIRFFEASWSRN; encoded by the coding sequence ATGCCGTTCACGGAGCACCTGCGGGAGCTCCGCTCGCGTCTCTTGATCGCGATCGGTTGCGTCGGCGGAATCGCCGTCGTGCTCTTTTGGCCGGCGCAGTTCGTGATCAAGTGGATGGTGCAGACCTATTTTCACGGCGTCCAATTGCACGCATTCGGTCCGGCCGACGTGATCTTCACCGAATTCAAGTTCTCGCTCATCGGCGGCATCGTACTGGGGCTGCCGGTGCTCTTCTACCAAGCGTGGATGTTCGTGGTTCCGGCGATCCATCCGCGCACGCGGCGCATGGTCTACAGCTTCATCGTTCCCTCGCTGCTGCTCGCCGCGCTGGGTCTGGCCTTCGCGCACTTCATCGTGATCCCGCGCGTCGTGGCGGCGCTGCTCTATATCACCGACGCGGTCGCGCAGCCGACCTTCGGCGTCGCGCAAACGCTGAACTTCGTCTTGATCCTGCTCGCGCTCTTCGCCCTGATCTTTCAGCTTCCGATCGTGCTCGTCGGACTCGCGCGCCTGGGCATCGTCAACGCGTCGTGGCTGGGGCGCTATCGCCGGCATGCGCTTTTCGCGTTCGTCGTCGCAGGCGGCATCGCCGCACCGGACGGCAACCCGCTCACCATGGCACTGCTCGCCCTGCCGATGTACGTGCTCTACGAAGCCTCGATCTGGATCATCCGTTTCTTTGAGGCGTCGTGGTCGCGAAACTAG
- a CDS encoding polyprenyl synthetase family protein, with amino-acid sequence MTSAVRRDESNLYELVENFFRATFSTDNPLITEAVRRMLAAGGKRLRPRITLLAAAACGDDPARHLHLAAYMELIHVATLIHDDVVDNAPTRRGVNATAVDFGNRVSVLAGDYLFAWIFKNVTAGYPHPVPNILSATLADICDGEVLQLQALGDLGVRLDDYVEIARKKTASLFSASAACGAIMGGGSGAQIEAMRAFGDLYGIAFQMNDDLLDMIADERSLGKPVGNDLTERKMTVPVILALQAGKREFSDMVARFYAGPDNGGIPSVVAAIAREGGLDGTRREIARYVKRAKAALEPLPPNAAKEELGHLADALAAP; translated from the coding sequence ATGACCAGCGCGGTGCGACGCGACGAATCGAATCTCTACGAGCTGGTAGAGAATTTCTTTCGCGCGACGTTCTCCACCGATAATCCGTTGATCACCGAGGCGGTCCGGCGCATGCTCGCTGCGGGCGGCAAGCGGCTGCGTCCGCGAATTACCCTGCTCGCGGCCGCGGCCTGCGGCGACGATCCCGCGCGTCACCTCCACCTGGCCGCGTACATGGAGCTGATCCACGTCGCGACGCTCATTCACGACGACGTCGTCGACAACGCGCCGACCCGCCGCGGCGTCAACGCAACCGCCGTCGACTTCGGAAACCGGGTTTCGGTGCTCGCCGGCGACTATCTCTTCGCGTGGATCTTCAAGAACGTCACCGCCGGCTATCCCCATCCCGTGCCCAACATTCTCTCCGCGACACTGGCCGATATCTGCGACGGCGAGGTGCTGCAGTTGCAGGCGCTTGGAGATCTCGGCGTGCGCCTCGACGACTACGTCGAGATCGCGCGAAAGAAGACCGCCTCGCTCTTTTCCGCGTCGGCGGCGTGCGGCGCGATCATGGGCGGCGGCAGCGGCGCGCAAATCGAGGCGATGCGCGCGTTCGGCGACCTCTACGGCATCGCGTTTCAAATGAACGACGATCTGCTCGACATGATTGCGGACGAACGGTCACTCGGCAAACCGGTCGGCAACGATTTGACCGAACGCAAGATGACGGTTCCCGTGATTTTGGCCCTGCAGGCAGGCAAGCGGGAATTTTCGGACATGGTCGCACGTTTTTATGCCGGGCCTGACAACGGTGGGATTCCCAGTGTCGTCGCCGCCATCGCGCGAGAAGGCGGCCTCGACGGCACGCGCCGCGAGATCGCGCGTTACGTGAAGCGCGCCAAAGCTGCACTGGAGCCTTTGCCCCCGAACGCGGCGAAGGAAGAACTCGGGCACCTCGCCGATGCGCTGGCTGCCCCGTAA
- the sigJ gene encoding RNA polymerase sigma factor SigJ, with translation MTDVQTLVERERARLVRHAYHMLGTMTDAEDVVQDAFVRWHRADTSGVRDPHAFLRATVTHLALDRLRARKRSRETYIGPWLPEPILVDESVAPEHVVTVAEDVSFAFLLALERLSPLERAAFLLHDALDVPFAEIAQTLERSEESVRRLASRARRAIRENAPRRIPEAVDAEALCARFTQAVLAGDITEVTAMLADDVKLLSDGGGKKAAAINPLEGPDHVGRFLVGVARKGGALVTEVRPAAINGLSGFLAIGKDEAGNAGLDSAWAVESRGEKIATVYVLRNPDKLAALAAAAGLRIS, from the coding sequence ATGACCGACGTGCAAACGCTCGTCGAGCGCGAACGCGCGCGGCTCGTACGCCACGCGTATCATATGCTCGGCACGATGACCGACGCGGAAGACGTCGTGCAAGACGCCTTCGTGAGGTGGCATCGCGCCGACACCTCCGGCGTGCGCGATCCGCACGCTTTCCTGCGTGCGACCGTTACGCATCTCGCGCTCGATCGGCTTCGCGCGCGCAAGCGCTCGCGCGAGACCTACATCGGCCCGTGGCTGCCCGAGCCGATTCTCGTCGACGAAAGCGTCGCGCCCGAGCACGTGGTGACGGTGGCGGAGGACGTTTCGTTCGCGTTCTTGCTCGCGCTCGAACGGCTCTCTCCGCTCGAACGGGCCGCGTTTTTGTTACATGACGCGCTCGACGTGCCGTTCGCGGAGATCGCACAGACGCTGGAGCGCAGCGAGGAGAGCGTGCGCCGGCTGGCCTCGCGCGCGCGACGCGCAATTCGCGAGAACGCGCCGCGGCGCATCCCCGAAGCGGTCGACGCCGAAGCGCTCTGCGCGCGCTTCACGCAAGCCGTGCTCGCGGGCGACATCACCGAGGTGACCGCAATGCTCGCTGACGACGTCAAACTGCTCAGCGACGGCGGCGGCAAGAAGGCTGCGGCGATCAATCCGCTCGAGGGACCGGACCACGTCGGACGCTTCCTGGTCGGGGTCGCGCGCAAAGGCGGAGCGTTGGTCACGGAAGTACGTCCAGCCGCGATCAACGGACTCTCCGGGTTCCTCGCCATCGGAAAGGATGAGGCCGGAAACGCAGGCCTCGACAGCGCGTGGGCCGTCGAGTCGCGCGGCGAAAAGATCGCCACGGTCTACGTTTTGCGCAATCCGGACAAGTTGGCCGCCCTTGCGGCGGCCGCCGGCCTGCGGATCAGTTGA